One Streptomyces fagopyri DNA window includes the following coding sequences:
- the cysD gene encoding sulfate adenylyltransferase subunit CysD, producing MTTLAHGALLAGADMYRDICHLDALESESAHILREVAGQFEHPVLLFSGGKDSLVMLHLALKSFWPAPLPFALLHVDTGHNFPEVMAHRDQVVAEHGLRLLVASVQEYIDSGQLRERRDGTRNPLQTLPLTDALRDGGFDAVLGGGRRDEDKARAKERVFSLRDEFSQWDPRRQRPELWSLYNGRHAPGEHVRVFPLSNWTELDVWQYIEREQIGLPGIYFAHERDVFLRSGMWFTPGAWGRARDGETVQRRLVRYRTVGDMSCTGAIDSAAATVAEVIAEVTASRMSERGATRADDRLSDAAMEDRKREGYF from the coding sequence ATGACAACGCTGGCTCACGGCGCTCTCCTCGCGGGAGCGGACATGTACCGGGACATTTGCCACCTGGACGCCTTGGAGTCCGAGTCGGCACACATCCTGCGTGAGGTGGCGGGCCAGTTCGAGCACCCGGTTCTGCTCTTTTCAGGCGGCAAGGACTCGTTGGTCATGCTGCATCTCGCACTCAAGTCCTTCTGGCCCGCTCCGTTGCCCTTTGCTCTGCTGCACGTGGACACCGGGCACAACTTCCCCGAGGTGATGGCCCATCGTGACCAGGTGGTCGCGGAGCACGGGCTGCGACTGCTGGTCGCCTCCGTCCAGGAGTACATCGACAGTGGTCAGCTGCGCGAACGCCGCGACGGTACCCGCAACCCCCTGCAGACGCTGCCCCTGACCGATGCCCTTCGCGACGGGGGCTTCGACGCGGTGCTGGGCGGCGGCCGGCGCGACGAGGACAAGGCTCGGGCGAAGGAGCGCGTCTTCTCGCTGCGCGACGAGTTTTCCCAGTGGGATCCGCGCCGCCAGCGTCCCGAGCTGTGGTCCCTCTACAACGGCCGGCACGCACCGGGTGAGCATGTACGGGTCTTCCCCCTGTCGAACTGGACCGAACTCGACGTGTGGCAGTACATCGAGCGGGAACAAATCGGCCTGCCGGGAATCTACTTCGCCCATGAACGAGACGTCTTCCTACGGTCCGGCATGTGGTTCACTCCCGGCGCATGGGGCCGCGCCCGCGACGGCGAGACCGTCCAACGACGCCTGGTCCGCTACCGGACTGTCGGCGACATGTCCTGCACGGGTGCCATTGACTCTGCCGCCGCAACCGTGGCCGAGGTCATCGCGGAGGTCACCGCGAGCCGGATGAGCGAGCGGGGGGCCACTCGCGCCGACGACCGGCTCTCCGATGCAGCCATGGAAGACCGCAAGCGTGAGGGGTACTTCTGA
- a CDS encoding sulfate adenylyltransferase subunit 1: MTTHTSATQSLSGGAIDPALLRFATAGSVDDGKSTLVGRLLHDSKSILRDQLESVTAASRRRGSDTLDLALLTDGLRAEREQGITIDVAYRYFATPRRRFILADTPGHVQYTRNMATGASTADVAVILVDARHGVVEQTRRHAAVAALLGVPHVVLAVNKMDLAGYAESVFGAVTKEFDACAASLGLRAVTAIPLSALAGDNVVHASRTMTWYTGPTLLEYLETVPVGDTVRRRPVRLPVQYVIRPPGAEYRDYRGYAGRLASGVLRTGDRVTVLPSGLVSTVAAIDILGEPAQKACAPQSVTVRLADDIDVSRGDLIATGRPPAPVTDVRATVCHLRERPLRVGDPVLLRHTTRTVRARVVEIPYRLDTDRRERHAAPDGLAVNDIGRVVLHTAEPLALDPYECNRETGSFLLLDPTDGATLTAGMVGEPFGVA, translated from the coding sequence ATGACGACACACACTTCAGCCACGCAGAGCCTCTCCGGCGGCGCAATCGACCCCGCCCTGTTGCGATTTGCCACGGCGGGTTCGGTCGACGATGGTAAGTCGACCCTTGTGGGACGGCTGTTGCACGACTCCAAGTCGATTCTCCGCGACCAACTGGAGTCTGTCACCGCGGCCTCTCGGCGGCGGGGCTCCGATACCCTCGACCTGGCCCTGCTGACCGACGGTCTGCGCGCCGAACGGGAGCAGGGCATCACGATCGACGTGGCCTACCGGTACTTCGCCACGCCCCGCCGCCGGTTCATCCTCGCCGACACCCCTGGCCATGTGCAGTACACCCGCAACATGGCGACCGGTGCCTCCACTGCCGACGTCGCGGTCATACTCGTCGACGCACGCCACGGCGTCGTCGAACAGACCCGCCGCCACGCTGCCGTGGCCGCGCTCCTGGGCGTCCCTCACGTGGTGCTGGCTGTGAACAAGATGGACCTCGCTGGATATGCTGAGTCCGTCTTCGGCGCCGTGACGAAGGAGTTCGACGCGTGCGCGGCGTCCCTGGGGCTCCGGGCGGTCACCGCCATACCCCTCTCTGCCCTGGCGGGCGACAACGTCGTGCATGCTTCACGGACCATGACCTGGTACACCGGGCCCACTCTCTTGGAGTACCTCGAGACCGTGCCCGTCGGAGACACCGTCCGCCGGCGGCCGGTGCGCCTACCCGTGCAGTACGTGATCCGACCGCCGGGGGCGGAGTATCGCGACTACCGCGGATACGCGGGACGTCTGGCCTCTGGTGTGCTGCGTACCGGTGACAGGGTCACTGTTTTGCCCTCCGGTCTCGTCTCCACTGTGGCGGCCATCGACATCCTCGGTGAGCCCGCGCAAAAGGCGTGTGCGCCGCAGTCCGTAACCGTCAGGCTCGCTGACGACATCGATGTCTCCAGGGGGGATCTGATCGCCACCGGCCGGCCGCCCGCCCCCGTCACGGATGTCCGGGCCACGGTCTGCCACCTCCGCGAGCGTCCTCTGCGTGTGGGTGACCCCGTGTTGCTGCGGCATACCACTCGTACGGTGCGAGCACGCGTCGTGGAGATCCCTTATCGTCTCGACACCGATCGTCGGGAACGGCATGCTGCTCCCGACGGGCTCGCAGTCAACGACATCGGCCGGGTGGTACTGCACACCGCCGAGCCCTTGGCCCTGGATCCGTACGAGTGCAACCGCGAGACCGGATCGTTTCTCCTGCTCGACCCCACGGACGGAGCGACGCTGACCGCGGGCATGGTGGGGGAGCCCTTCGGCGTCGCCTGA
- a CDS encoding response regulator transcription factor, whose protein sequence is MTNSDLMSPATLSLREREVLTHLATGQTHAAIARCMRLSPHTVDTYLRRIRAKTGATNRVQLLLYALSISSAQTVGTTEDRRATRQVSGAVTR, encoded by the coding sequence ATGACCAACTCCGACCTGATGTCACCTGCCACACTCAGTCTTCGTGAACGTGAGGTGCTCACCCACCTGGCGACCGGTCAGACACATGCGGCCATCGCTCGGTGTATGCGGCTCAGCCCCCACACCGTTGACACCTATCTGCGCAGGATCCGGGCGAAGACCGGGGCGACCAACAGGGTGCAGCTGCTGCTGTACGCGCTCTCGATTTCTTCCGCGCAGACCGTGGGAACGACCGAGGATCGCAGGGCCACCCGCCAGGTGAGCGGGGCGGTCACACGCTGA
- a CDS encoding acyl-CoA carboxylase epsilon subunit has protein sequence MVNPSQEPDGGAFGIAPQGDDRPLVRVVRGNATDEDLAAIVSAFAAAGATVAVATERHQ, from the coding sequence ATGGTCAATCCGTCCCAGGAGCCCGATGGCGGCGCTTTCGGCATCGCTCCGCAGGGCGACGATCGGCCGCTGGTCCGCGTGGTCCGAGGGAACGCCACGGACGAGGATCTGGCAGCCATCGTGAGCGCCTTCGCCGCGGCAGGAGCGACGGTCGCTGTTGCCACCGAACGCCACCAGTAA
- a CDS encoding non-ribosomal peptide synthetase, whose product MSDSPGHRFGLSAAQLGFWYAQKFGAEKRNDNIAEYIDIRGRVNRGLLETACRTAVDEIDAMRVRIIERASGVEQYVAERMPFDVPFVDLRDRQDPQAAAHAWMRTEWDRPVDVCQSPLFAFALLRVEDARYFWYQRFHHMAMDGFSISFFRDRVGRIYTALAENSPQPAGDFGKLETLVAEEAEYRASPQFEEDRAYWLDTFPRGTAPSGLSGKPATGPSPTFLHHGTSLPPAGVTRLNDAARALGVRRSALLIAALAAYVHRTTGTEQVVLGLPVTGRQTPQSRRSLGSVVNVVPLVLQVPSGTSVMDLVRQVSDQVGHALRHQQYRYEDLRRDLKAVGGAANLYGAFINIRKFDAVRFADHHASVHTVSNASVEDFSLTVCDWNDATGLAVHADANPALYTQEQVDTHLNRIVTAIEWLLEAGAADLIADLDVLPDAERHTMLTDWNDTSAEVLRGSLPELFRARVEGTPDATAVAFGSVHVTYAELDARANRLAHRLIGLGVAPDTPVALFLERSVELVVATLAVLKAGAAYLPLHAGYPAERLAWVMSDSRATVLITDRAMAQREFTHDARVIVIDDADLAAEPEHDPALTVHPDQLAYVMYTSGSTGKPKGVAVTHEDVVCLATDHRWRGGAHKRVLMHAPHAFDSSTYEIWVPLLGGGRIVGLPPGEFDLASLRRTMTEGGVTGVLFTAGLFSRIAEEDTDFLAGVSEVWTGGDVVSPVAVRALLDRHPHLKVVDVYGPTETTLFATCFPMKQGDAPDAGVPIGHPMDNTRVYVLDARLRPVPVGVAGELYIAGAGLARGYLGRAGLTAGRFVGCPFGGVGERMYRTGDVVRWGVGGELEFVGRADDQVKVRGFRIELGEVESALGRCPGVGQAVAVVRGEGVEKRLVGYVVPAVGGVSSGGVREFVAGVLPDYMVPSAVVVLDDLPLTPNGKVDRKALPAPLPAEGAAGGRRPRTPREEILCALFAEVLNVSSVGIDDSFFELGGHSLTATRLISRIRSTLGAELSIRALFDAPTVSGITSRLGPAAASRPALRRTPRSQELS is encoded by the coding sequence ATGAGCGACTCACCCGGTCACCGTTTCGGCCTGTCTGCCGCGCAGCTCGGCTTCTGGTACGCACAGAAGTTCGGCGCGGAGAAGCGCAACGACAACATCGCCGAATACATCGACATCCGCGGGCGGGTGAACCGCGGCCTACTGGAGACCGCCTGCCGCACGGCGGTCGACGAGATCGATGCGATGCGTGTGCGGATCATCGAGCGCGCGTCCGGAGTCGAGCAGTACGTCGCGGAGCGCATGCCCTTCGACGTTCCCTTCGTGGACCTGCGTGACCGCCAGGACCCGCAGGCGGCCGCGCACGCCTGGATGCGCACGGAGTGGGACCGGCCGGTCGACGTCTGCCAGTCGCCACTGTTCGCCTTCGCCCTGCTGCGAGTCGAGGACGCACGCTACTTCTGGTACCAGCGCTTCCACCACATGGCCATGGACGGATTCTCGATCTCCTTCTTCAGAGACAGGGTGGGTCGCATCTACACCGCTCTGGCCGAGAACAGCCCGCAGCCCGCCGGCGACTTCGGGAAGCTGGAGACTCTGGTGGCCGAGGAGGCGGAATACCGAGCCTCCCCGCAGTTCGAGGAGGACCGCGCGTACTGGCTCGACACCTTTCCGCGGGGCACCGCCCCGTCCGGCCTGTCCGGCAAGCCGGCGACAGGACCCAGCCCAACCTTCCTGCACCACGGGACGAGCCTGCCCCCGGCAGGTGTGACACGTCTCAACGATGCCGCGCGCGCCCTCGGAGTCCGCCGGTCCGCGCTTCTCATCGCCGCCCTGGCCGCATACGTCCACCGGACAACCGGTACGGAACAGGTCGTCCTCGGCCTGCCCGTAACCGGACGGCAGACCCCACAGTCCCGGCGGTCACTGGGGAGCGTCGTCAACGTCGTACCACTCGTCCTGCAGGTCCCTTCCGGTACAAGCGTCATGGACCTGGTCCGACAGGTGTCGGACCAGGTCGGACATGCCCTTCGGCACCAGCAGTACCGCTACGAGGACCTGCGCCGCGACCTCAAGGCCGTGGGCGGCGCGGCCAACCTCTACGGCGCCTTCATCAACATCCGAAAGTTCGACGCTGTGAGGTTCGCCGACCACCATGCCTCGGTGCACACGGTGTCGAACGCCAGCGTCGAGGACTTCTCGCTCACCGTCTGCGACTGGAACGACGCCACTGGTTTGGCCGTCCACGCCGACGCCAACCCCGCCCTGTACACGCAGGAGCAGGTCGACACCCACCTGAACCGGATCGTGACGGCCATCGAGTGGCTCCTGGAGGCCGGGGCGGCAGACCTCATCGCTGATCTGGACGTGCTTCCCGACGCGGAACGCCACACGATGCTGACCGACTGGAACGACACCTCCGCCGAGGTGCTCCGTGGGTCGCTGCCGGAACTCTTCCGCGCCCGCGTCGAGGGCACGCCGGACGCGACCGCCGTCGCTTTCGGCAGCGTCCACGTCACCTACGCAGAGCTCGACGCCCGCGCCAACCGGCTCGCGCACCGTCTCATCGGACTGGGTGTCGCCCCGGACACACCCGTCGCGCTCTTCCTCGAACGCTCCGTGGAATTGGTGGTGGCCACGCTCGCCGTACTGAAGGCCGGCGCGGCCTACCTGCCGCTCCACGCCGGCTACCCAGCCGAACGCTTGGCGTGGGTGATGTCCGACAGCAGGGCCACCGTGCTGATCACCGACCGCGCAATGGCCCAGCGGGAGTTCACCCACGACGCCCGGGTCATTGTCATCGACGACGCGGATCTCGCCGCCGAGCCTGAACACGACCCGGCCCTCACCGTGCACCCGGACCAGCTCGCCTATGTGATGTACACCTCCGGATCCACCGGCAAGCCGAAGGGGGTGGCCGTGACACATGAGGACGTGGTGTGTCTCGCTACCGATCACCGATGGCGCGGTGGCGCCCACAAACGGGTCCTGATGCACGCGCCGCACGCGTTCGACTCCTCCACCTACGAGATCTGGGTGCCGCTCCTCGGCGGAGGCCGCATCGTGGGCTTGCCACCCGGCGAATTCGATCTGGCCTCACTGCGCCGCACGATGACGGAGGGAGGCGTCACCGGCGTGCTGTTCACGGCTGGGCTCTTCAGCCGGATCGCTGAGGAGGACACCGACTTCCTGGCGGGAGTCAGCGAGGTCTGGACCGGAGGGGACGTGGTGTCTCCAGTGGCCGTACGCGCACTCCTCGACCGGCATCCGCACCTGAAGGTCGTAGACGTGTACGGACCCACAGAAACCACACTTTTCGCCACGTGCTTTCCCATGAAGCAGGGCGATGCCCCTGATGCCGGAGTCCCCATCGGTCACCCCATGGACAACACGCGGGTCTATGTCCTGGACGCTCGGTTGCGGCCGGTGCCGGTGGGGGTTGCTGGTGAGTTGTACATCGCGGGTGCGGGTCTGGCGCGGGGTTATTTGGGTCGGGCGGGTTTGACTGCGGGTCGTTTTGTGGGGTGTCCGTTTGGTGGTGTGGGGGAGCGGATGTATCGGACGGGGGATGTGGTGCGGTGGGGTGTGGGGGGTGAGTTGGAGTTTGTGGGTCGTGCTGATGATCAGGTGAAGGTGCGGGGGTTCCGGATCGAGTTGGGTGAGGTGGAGTCGGCGCTGGGGCGGTGTCCGGGTGTGGGGCAGGCGGTGGCGGTGGTTCGGGGGGAGGGGGTTGAGAAGCGGCTGGTGGGTTATGTGGTGCCGGCTGTGGGTGGGGTTTCTTCGGGTGGGGTGCGGGAGTTTGTGGCGGGGGTGTTGCCGGATTACATGGTTCCGTCGGCGGTGGTGGTTCTGGATGACCTGCCGCTGACTCCGAACGGCAAGGTCGACCGCAAAGCGCTCCCCGCACCCCTGCCGGCCGAAGGCGCCGCAGGGGGCCGCCGACCGAGAACGCCCAGGGAAGAGATTCTCTGCGCACTGTTCGCCGAGGTCCTCAACGTCTCCTCGGTAGGGATCGACGACTCCTTCTTCGAGCTGGGCGGCCACTCCCTGACCGCCACCCGCCTGATCAGCAGGATCCGTTCCACTCTGGGCGCCGAGCTTTCCATCCGCGCCCTCTTCGACGCACCGACCGTGTCGGGGATCACCAGCAGGCTCGGTCCCGCCGCCGCGTCCCGCCCTGCCCTCCGCCGTACGCCGCGATCCCAGGAGTTGTCATGA